Genomic DNA from Setaria italica strain Yugu1 chromosome V, Setaria_italica_v2.0, whole genome shotgun sequence:
tgaaatccgacggcacttcgtgttaacttgacttaaacgcatgagtgtcgcatattaggcggcttaaccctgtctaatcaagctaatccgaagtggttccgccacacctgtGCAGCAGGGATGGAGCTCCAAAATGACGCCCCTAATGAGGAGAACGACACCctatggcgccgccgccatcgccatcaGTGAGATCGCCGTCAAAGGCTTTCGCCCGGAGCTATGACATCCGTAGGCACTGCACGTACATAGCCCGACGCTCCCAGGACCGCAGCCATGGAAGCCTCCTAGGGGCGGCGTCGCCGCGGTGCCTCCTTGTGTCCTTCGTAGACCCCCCTCGGTTGTGCCACCACGACACCTCATCGCAGCGTCAGTACGCACCCGGTGGCTACAGCGCACgatgttgatggcagttagcatgccaatttgtgaaccgcaagcgcatggatcagttgtagcttgtCACTTAGAGTAatccccaaggtttatcaatccatggaacaaatggatttgcacgcttaattaagcactaatctatgtagccgaaggttctttgtatatgataatattgatctaacaaaagaactaagaGATCTAGATTAAACCAGATAGAGAGTATGAAtgtgaacaagatagataaaatgcttgTCCAGGGATTTAGAATCACTTGTAAATGCAATCGCCAAGCATGAAAGGACTCGATCTAAGTATTATCATGAGTTGATGTGAACCATGCCGGACACTTTCTCTCTCGCACGTTGTCACTACACGAGAATACTCAACTATTGGACAATAAGACATGACATGATGATCGTTCTGGGTaaacaaataagcaacccaaagtagcaccggccagccattacatgaaggtgcgtcatcaagatatgattgaTAAAAAATAGATCTTAAACATGAAGTTTAGTgtttacaaatcaagatctccatacaatcCCAAGGATAAATAGAAACTTTACCCAtaatcttacacatgttgatagaATTCTGAGTAAAGATTGTGCTGTAGATCAATTGGgctgaagatgatgaagaacgggggcaggaaagccccaggccgatcggcctgggcacctccaagccaatcggcttgggaggttttCCCTTCCTCTGGTGCTCCGCTTCACGTGGTTTCTTGctgatccaatcttctctccatttttcctccttgaggcggcggtggatggtgttttcGTGTTgtttcctcctctccctccaacTCTTCTTCAAGTAATCCATGaggaggtatttatagtctccaataGATGGCGGCTCTAGGTTAATGGTCGAtggaaaaaccctagagatGTCGTGGACATCACGTTGAAGAAACAGGAGGCCGACCGGGCCCAAAAATAGGCCAGGTCGCCCAGAGACTGGGCCCTTTCTGGTCCTCCTGATCCTCTGTTTCCTCGTGCTGGCTTCCCTCGACGACCAATGTCCAAATATTCATTAAGCTTTTTATGTAAACCCCTTAATTATATCGTATTTTCTGTTATAACGCAGTACACTCCAAAATATAACACATGCGATAATGGTATTAATTTATGTGCCAACTAGTGGATTAGTATAGTAATAAGCATGAAAACAGAACTGCTCGTGCGTGCTTTCCGTCGGATCCCAAACACTAGTTTACTGTCGGATCCCAAAAGGTGTCCTTTCCGTTCTTGCGTGCACTGTGGCTGCTCTGCTTGGAATACGAGGGGAACTGGGGAAGAATGAGTCCCGGCAAGTACTACGGTCTACGGCAGTGAAGGTCGGGAAGACGACGAGATGGATGGCCTGCTCGTGCGTGCTGCTTACTCAAAGCTGACTGACaagtataaaaaaaaaaaagctgactGACCGGATCGTGGTGGAAGCGACCCCCGGGTCCAACGCGTTCGCCCTAAGTCTAACGCGTACGGCGAGTTCCTACGGGTGGTTAGATATGAGGTGTTAAAAGTCACGTCGGATGTtgggatgctaattaggagaattaaatataagttaattatgaaactaattgcagaaccctgtgctaatttacgagacggatctattaaatataattaattcatcattagcaaatagttactgtagcatcacattgtcaaatcatggactaattaggcttaatagattcgtctcacgaattaccctccatctatgcaattagttttataattagtctatatttaatacttctaattagcatccaaatatccgatgtgatgggtgttaaacttttAACACCCTGAAGCCAAATCAGATACGCAAAACACCAGATGTTTCCATTGGAAAACACCGGGTCCGGATCTGATCGACAAACGATGCTAGAGCTATGCTACGATCGTGGTGAAGATGTACTCTCCGCCTGCAGGCTCCGGGGAAGTAAATAGAAACGTCTCCAAGCATTTAGCCATTTACCATACTTCTTCAAGCTCCGGGGAACTATGCTACGATTGTGATGAAGATGTACTCTCGTTTCACGATTGTGTGCGCTATCGTTTGCGTGACTGCTGGCAGGTACCTAATGATAGCAGCTTCCATCCAGGCTTTCATTCAGCTTTCAGGTGCTCAGCCCGGCTGGCGGACACGAAAACTCAAAAAGGGAAAGGAACAGTTCTGAACACACCATGCCCTCCCGAAGTCCGCTGCATCGTCGCGCCACCGGCGGCAGGGCAGCAAGCAGCCATTGGTACCCGATTCCGACCCCAAAGCGACCAGCCCAACCGACCCGGACTCCCCGCGGGCACCCGTGGTCCGTCGGTCCCACGCGCAATTCCACCTCGACAGCGACCTGAACCCACCACCCACCGGGGGGCACCGGGCCACCATCGTCACTCATCACTCGACTCGACTCATCTTTCTGTTGTCCCTCTCGCACGCACCCAGCCCAAGTCACCAGCACCAAACCCGCCGCCATCACCCCCGCCGTCACCTCCCGTCCCTCCTCACGTCCATCACACGCGTTCTTCCAAGCAACACAACACCAGCCGGGCCCCGGCGCGCACGCACACACTCCTCAGCTCCTCATCCTCGCGCGGGGCAGACCGAGGTAACCCGAGGCTTCATGGGCAACTTCGCGTCGTGCACgctggcgacggcggccgggacCGGGCGGGGCGCCCGGGTCGTGCTCCCCGACGGGCGGGTGCGGCAGGTGCCGCtcccggccacggcggcggagcTCATGCTCGAGGCGCCGGGCCACTTCCTGGCGGACGCGCGCGCGTTGCGGCCCGGGCGGCGGATCGAGGCGCTCCCGGCGGACGAGGCCCTCGTGCGCGGGGCGCTCTACGCCGCGCTCCCCATGAAGCGCCTGGGCGCCCCCGTGGCGCCCGCGGACGTGGCGCGCCTGGCGGCCGCGGTGGTCGCCAGCGGGGAgaaggcgcgggcggcgaggaggaggatgaggccggcgtcgtcgcccgccgccacggccaAGGTGGCagccgtcgtcgcgccgcccgaggtgctggaggtcgccgccgccgccgccgcgtcgcttCTGGAGACGGACGCGCCCAAAACGAGGGCCCCGAggctggaggagatggccgtGGACGACGCGGAGGCTGCGGCGGAGATCGAGGAGCTCAAGCAGCggctcagcggcggcgggcgccggtcGAGGCGGCCGACGCTGGAGACGATTCAGGAGGAGAGCTACGCGGCAGCGAGATGCTGATGCAGGTCAATAATGGTCAAGGCCAACCAAGATGGGAAAGGCTGTCTCTCGTAGGCTCATagcttctttttgttttttttcctttttcacttCTCCCCTATTCACCTTGTGTAAAATACCAGTACTTTTTTTTGGAGAGAGGAAAGAGAAACATGAGTTGGATCGAAATGGTTTTGAAGAGTGATCGATAGAAATGAGGGAAACTTGAGCAGTTCAGTTACCAGACCAATATATTTACAATTCATTCAGTATTGTAGTAGATGTCATTTCTTAAGCATGTTCACGATTTCGCCATTTTCCAGGTATACAGAACGGAATTGGTGAAGATTAATTATTGTGCCTGACTTAAAATTAGGACACATTACCATAATCAACGTATATATTAGTATCTTACTTTGAAAATACATCGTGTTCATCTTTGTGAGCAATCTTTTCCCCACCCTTTAGAATCAGAATTATAAAAACGACATGAACGTCGATTTCAAGATATGTCAATGGTGATTTCATAATCTCAAAACTGCCCAAATGAATAGGATGTGCGTGTATATCGACAAAGGTGAGTGTGTTGCTGGTACCTCTTGGAATGCAGTATTAGCAACACACAAGATTTTTCACAAGAatgcaaaagaaaacaacaaattAACAAGCACAAGAAAACTGTAGAAATGGTTGCGTAGACGGAGCAGAGTGGTCGAGCGTAAAGGAAAGTTCCCATAAGACTAGTGTTACATTTTCTACAATATTCATATAatttgagtgttttttttctttttggcaaaaTCCTCATATGCACATGATATAAACTCTATCTATATGAGCAACTTTGAGAGATTAAATCAACAAATAGCATGGCTTATTGTTAATGTTTAAATCATCTCCCACTAAAATGATAACGCCTATTTTACTTTTctataataaattttaaaaaatacgaGCACCCGTATCTAGAGTATCTAGAGCGTATCTA
This window encodes:
- the LOC101759756 gene encoding uncharacterized protein LOC101759756, producing MGNFASCTLATAAGTGRGARVVLPDGRVRQVPLPATAAELMLEAPGHFLADARALRPGRRIEALPADEALVRGALYAALPMKRLGAPVAPADVARLAAAVVASGEKARAARRRMRPASSPAATAKVAAVVAPPEVLEVAAAAAASLLETDAPKTRAPRLEEMAVDDAEAAAEIEELKQRLSGGGRRSRRPTLETIQEESYAAARC